The Sphingobacteriales bacterium nucleotide sequence AGGAAGAAAATTTATTTCCGATGGTGCCAAGTGGCGCAGCATGTAGTGATGTGATTTTAGAACCAGCACAATAATATCTAAATGTATGATGCATTACAGCTTTTTAAACATGTGCTTGATGCAGATAAAATAGAACTTCAAGCTTATTTAGAAAAAAGCAAACAACTTACAAGAGAAAGATTTGGGAATACCATTCAGCTTTTTGCGCCATTATATTTAAGTAATGAATGTCAAAATATTTGTACTTATTGTGGTTTTAGTTTAGATAATAAACTGAAAAGAAAAACACTTACTGATAACGAAATTTTAGAAGAGGCAAAAGTATTAAAATCACTAGGTTTTGACGCTGTTCTTTTAGTAACTGGCGAAGATTATAGAGTAGATACACAGTATATTATAAATGCAATAAAATTACTAAAGCCATATTTTGCACAAATTTCTATTGAAGTACAACCATTAGAATATGATGATTATGTGCAATTGAAAAGTAATGGTGTTTATGCTGTTTTGGTTTATCAAGAAACATATAATAAAAATACATATAAATTAGTTCATCCAAAAGGAAAGAAAGCAAATTTTGAATACAGATTATCTACGCCTGAGAAAATTGGGAAA carries:
- the thiH gene encoding 2-iminoacetate synthase ThiH, with translation MYDALQLFKHVLDADKIELQAYLEKSKQLTRERFGNTIQLFAPLYLSNECQNICTYCGFSLDNKLKRKTLTDNEILEEAKVLKSLGFDAVLLVTGEDYRVDTQYIINAIKLLKPYFAQISIEVQPLEYDDYVQLKSNGVYAVLVYQETYNKNTYKLVHPKGKKANFEYRLSTPEKIGKAEIYKIGLGVLFGLDTDWKQDAIKLAEHIILLSKKYWKSKFSVSFPRIRPHEGEFQPNCELTEIDLLRLIAAFRLTFPDIEIILSTRERAEFRDIAMPYGITTMSAGSKTAPGEYHQQEDSLQQFEISDDRTPNEVAILINHSGLEVIWKDWDYCLV